A single region of the Gephyromycinifex aptenodytis genome encodes:
- a CDS encoding acyl-CoA thioesterase produces MSTDRSEITLRFLASPTDAGQSGVVSAGRVLEWIDKAGYAVAARWSGTYAVTAYVGNIRFSRPIEVGHLVEVRARVIHTGRSSMHILVEAFSGPPSTGALEAASHCLILFVSVDDSGRSQAVRPLVPTDEAGRLLQAWARRRAEVRAEIEAAMKQQVYSDAGTAPVITMRFLAAPTDVNWGGKVHGGIVMRWIDEAAHVLATSWSGNPANVAIFTGGVRFYRPLRIGHVVEVEARLLHTGRTSMHIGVHVRSGDPANGEMELTTYCRTVFVGIDEQRRAVPTRTWTPVSEEDIALDAHALDLTAIRARHEGPAEQEASPGR; encoded by the coding sequence ATGTCGACGGATCGCTCTGAGATCACCCTCCGCTTTCTCGCATCCCCGACCGACGCAGGCCAGTCCGGTGTCGTCAGTGCCGGCCGCGTCCTTGAGTGGATCGACAAAGCCGGGTACGCGGTTGCGGCCCGCTGGAGTGGCACCTACGCGGTCACTGCCTACGTCGGCAACATCCGGTTCTCCCGCCCGATCGAGGTGGGGCATCTCGTCGAGGTGCGGGCGCGGGTCATCCACACGGGCCGATCGTCGATGCACATCCTTGTCGAGGCGTTCAGCGGTCCGCCGAGCACGGGCGCGCTCGAGGCGGCGTCACACTGCCTCATCCTGTTCGTGTCGGTGGACGACTCTGGCCGATCACAGGCTGTGCGGCCGCTGGTCCCGACGGACGAAGCGGGTCGTCTCCTTCAGGCGTGGGCTCGGCGCCGGGCCGAGGTGCGCGCCGAGATCGAGGCCGCGATGAAGCAGCAGGTGTACTCGGATGCGGGAACCGCCCCCGTCATCACGATGCGGTTTCTCGCTGCGCCGACCGACGTCAACTGGGGCGGCAAGGTGCACGGCGGGATTGTCATGCGCTGGATCGACGAGGCCGCCCACGTGCTCGCGACGTCATGGTCGGGCAACCCGGCCAACGTCGCGATCTTCACCGGCGGTGTGCGCTTCTACCGGCCTCTGCGCATCGGGCACGTCGTCGAGGTGGAAGCGCGTCTGCTGCACACGGGGCGCACGTCGATGCACATCGGTGTGCATGTGCGCTCCGGTGATCCGGCGAACGGCGAGATGGAACTGACAACGTACTGCCGCACGGTGTTCGTCGGGATTGACGAGCAGCGTCGCGCCGTGCCCACGCGCACATGGACGCCGGTGTCCGAGGAGGACATCGCCCTGGACGCGCACGCCCTGGACCTCACCGCCATCCGCGCCCGGCATGAGGGACCTGCAGAGCAGGAGGCCTCGCCGGGGCGGTGA